The following are encoded in a window of Thermocrinis sp. genomic DNA:
- a CDS encoding gamma-glutamylcyclotransferase family protein produces the protein MAYVFVYGTLRNGEVRHGALQNCEFVGLAYAEGYDLYLISDFPGMVPGSGRVVGEVYRVSEDILQRLDWIEGVPSLYRRELIKVKLETGEDLETYTYIYNNSVNGLKKIPSGDWKKFWR, from the coding sequence ATGGCTTACGTTTTTGTCTATGGGACCCTTCGCAATGGTGAGGTAAGGCACGGGGCTTTGCAAAACTGCGAATTTGTGGGACTGGCTTACGCAGAGGGCTACGATCTATACTTGATATCCGACTTTCCTGGTATGGTGCCTGGCTCTGGCAGGGTGGTTGGAGAGGTTTATCGGGTTTCTGAAGATATACTCCAAAGGTTGGATTGGATAGAAGGAGTGCCTTCACTTTACAGAAGAGAGCTTATAAAGGTTAAACTGGAGACTGGCGAAGACCTGGAAACTTACACTTACATATACAACAACTCAGTCAATGGACTTAAGAAAATACCATCAGGTGATTGGAAAAAATTTTGGAGGTAA
- a CDS encoding gamma-glutamylcyclotransferase family protein produces MVLYFAYGSNMNLKQMRERCGDSWKKIGVGYVEGYKLVFDGPSSKWNGGVANLVQDPTGRVWGVLFELESFECLDLHEGYPGVYDRKEVSVVVPELGQVLKAVAYVRPKPREIRKPSERYLNTVIEGAKENSLPEDWIKFLESHR; encoded by the coding sequence ATGGTTCTTTACTTTGCCTACGGTTCAAACATGAACTTAAAGCAGATGAGAGAAAGATGCGGAGACAGTTGGAAAAAGATAGGAGTGGGCTACGTGGAGGGCTACAAGTTGGTGTTTGATGGACCGTCAAGCAAGTGGAACGGGGGAGTGGCTAATTTGGTGCAAGATCCAACAGGCAGAGTTTGGGGAGTGCTGTTTGAGTTGGAGAGCTTTGAATGCTTGGACCTACACGAAGGATATCCAGGTGTTTATGACAGAAAGGAAGTGTCCGTAGTGGTGCCAGAGCTTGGACAAGTGTTAAAAGCTGTAGCTTACGTAAGACCAAAGCCAAGGGAGATAAGAAAGCCCTCGGAAAGGTATCTAAACACGGTAATTGAAGGCGCAAAAGAAAATAGCTTGCCAGAGGATTGGATAAAATTTCTTGAAAGCCATAGATAA
- the cas7i gene encoding type I-B CRISPR-associated protein Cas7/Cst2/DevR yields MKGILTLTIITQRASSLNYGENIGNVSILKKLSLEDNSQITYVSDKALKYEMRKAGKEQFGWKLLDEKVRDLVGSSKKGKKLDVDEFGKALIRDYHEFDLFGGLLTNLKGADDEKVELSYGDSIKRTAPVKITYAYSISKFQGDMDFMNNIDAYNRYIKHLEQKDAQVIAQSEQHSAHYYYTIAIDLDRIGVWEGENQSVDLIPPEGKANRVKTLLDIVRTLSRQIRGRWENLSPIFVIGGIYKIKNPFFMGCIGAKETEDGKLILDTARLLDCKKLIPEGERENTLCGILSGYFANEQEVREKLECKSVGEVFEELKKKVEEVYAVSKT; encoded by the coding sequence ATGAAAGGCATTCTTACACTTACCATCATAACCCAAAGGGCAAGTAGCCTAAACTACGGGGAGAACATAGGAAACGTATCCATCCTCAAAAAGCTTTCCTTGGAGGACAATTCCCAAATAACCTACGTTTCCGATAAGGCGCTCAAGTATGAGATGAGGAAGGCGGGAAAGGAACAGTTTGGATGGAAGCTGTTGGATGAAAAGGTAAGAGATCTCGTTGGAAGCTCCAAGAAAGGTAAAAAGCTCGACGTGGATGAGTTTGGAAAAGCTTTAATAAGGGACTACCACGAATTTGACCTTTTTGGGGGACTTTTGACGAATCTTAAAGGGGCAGATGACGAAAAAGTAGAGCTGTCTTATGGAGACAGCATCAAAAGAACTGCACCCGTAAAAATCACCTACGCCTACTCCATCTCTAAGTTCCAAGGGGACATGGACTTTATGAACAACATAGATGCATACAACAGATACATAAAGCACTTAGAACAAAAAGACGCCCAAGTCATAGCCCAATCCGAACAGCACAGCGCTCATTACTACTACACAATAGCAATAGATTTGGATAGGATAGGAGTGTGGGAAGGGGAAAACCAATCGGTGGATCTTATCCCGCCCGAAGGGAAAGCCAATAGAGTAAAGACTTTATTGGACATAGTAAGAACGCTTTCAAGACAGATAAGGGGAAGGTGGGAAAATCTTTCTCCCATCTTTGTAATAGGTGGCATTTACAAGATAAAAAATCCGTTCTTCATGGGATGCATAGGAGCAAAGGAAACTGAAGACGGAAAGCTAATCTTGGATACCGCCAGACTTCTTGACTGCAAGAAATTGATCCCTGAAGGGGAAAGGGAAAATACCCTTTGTGGAATACTTTCTGGATACTTTGCCAACGAACAAGAAGTAAGGGAAAAGCTGGAATGCAAAAGCGTAGGAGAGGTCTTTGAGGAGCTAAAGAAGAAGGTGGAGGAAGTTTATGCAGTGTCTAAGACTTAA